The Castor canadensis chromosome 13, mCasCan1.hap1v2, whole genome shotgun sequence genome has a window encoding:
- the LOC109701473 gene encoding olfactory receptor 13C7-like, which translates to MEASNQSTVTEFVLLGLSAHPKLEKTFFVLILSTYLVILLGNGVLILVTILDSHLHTPMYFFLGNLSFLDICYTTSSVPLVLDGFLTPRKTISFSACAVQMFLSFAMGATECVLLGMMAFDRYVAICSPLRYPVVMSKAAYVPMAAGSWVAGGANSLVQISLAVQLPFCGDNVVNHFTCEVLAVLKLACADISINVVSMAVANAIFLGVPVLFISFSYVFIIATILRIPSAEGRKKAFSTCSAHLTVVVIFYGTILFMYGKPKSRDPLGADKQDLADKLISLFYGLLTPMLNPIIYSLRNKDVKTAVRELVSAKCLPQ; encoded by the coding sequence ATGGAAGCATCCAATCAGTCCACTGTGACCGAATTTGTTTTGCTGGGCCTCTCTGCACATCCAAAGCTGGAGAAAACGTTCTTTGTGCTCATCTTGTCCACGTACCTGGTGATCCTGCTGGGCAATGGAGTCCTCATCCTGGTGACCATCCTTGACTCCCACCTGCACAcgcccatgtacttcttcctgggGAACCTCTCCTTCCTGGACATCTGCTACACGACCTCCTCAGTTCCTCTAGTCCTGGATGGTTTCCTCACTCCCAGGAAAACCATCTCCTTCTCAGCCTGCGCTGTGCAGATGTTTCTCTCCTTTGCCATGGGAGCCACAGAGTGTGTCCTCCTGGGCATGATGGCGtttgaccgctatgtggccatctgcagcCCCCTTCGGTACCCTGTGGTCATGAGCAAGGCTGCCTATGTGCCCATGGCTGCTGGCTCCTGGGTGGCTGGTGGAGCCAACTCCTTGGTGCAGATCTCTCTTGCAGTACAATTGCCCTTTTGTGGGGACAATGTCGTTAATCATTTCACCTGTGAGGTCCTGGCAGTGCTGAAACTGGCCTGTGCTGACATCTCCATCAACGTGGTCAGCATGGCAGTAGCCAATGCAATCTTCCTGGGCGTCCCAGTCCTGTTCATCTCTTTCTCCTATGTCTTCATCATTGCCACCATCCTGAGGATCCCCTCAGCTGAGGGGAGGAAAAAGGCCTTCTCCACCTGCTCTGCCCACCTCACAGTCGTGGTCATCTTCTATGGGACCATCCTCTTCATGTATGGGAAGCCCAAGTCCAGGGATCCACTTGGGGCAGACAAGCAGGACCTTGCAGACAAGCTCATCTCTCTGTTCTATGGACTTCTGACCCCCATGCTGAACCCcatcatctacagcctgaggaacaaggatgttAAGACTGCTGTGAGGGAACTGGTGAGTGCAAAATGCCTCCCTCAGTGA